In Beggiatoa leptomitoformis, the genomic window ACCTGTTTTTAATGGCCGTTCAACCAACAAAATAATGCCACTGATAAAGTTATTAAAAATCGTTTGTAACCCAAAACCTAATCCAACCCCTAATGCACCTGCAAAAATGGTTAATGTGGTTAAATCAATGCCAATAATCTGAAAAACAATTAATAATCCAACTAAAATAACCATATATTGTGTGAAGACCGATAAACTATGTCTAACACCCAAATCATTAACATTGATATAAATCCAGCGATATGTAATACGTCTAGCCCAGCCACCAAACCAAAATACAAACCAAAGAGTTATCAGGGAAACCGTGATAATACTAACGGTAATTTTTGTTTCACCAATCTTAAACAAAGGGTATGTTAAAAAGGTTTCTAAACTATTGCGCACGGCAAAATCGTTATACCACCCATTCGCCCAAAATAACACTAATAACACAATGAAAAATAAAAGGATAAAAGTTATTTTCTGCACTAATGGAATAATATCTTGCGTCCATAACAAGCCAAATTCACTATGCTTTAACGCCATATTTTTTAAAATATTAGTCAGGTCAATTAATAAACCGCGTATCGTCAACCATCCGATTAATACCAATAAGGACACGGTTAAATGTTCAGCAACGTACCAGCCTAAATTTAAATATCCCAACAAGCCTAAAATTGACACCGCCAACACAGCTAATGGCACTAATAAACTCACAAAACGCAAGACCAACAACCAATAGCCTTTCATCACCTTTTCTAAGGTTGTAAGCAATAGGTTGCGAATGTGCATAATGGGAATTAATGTCCACGATAAGAACAGCATAAAACAAGTATCTAACAAATCACGAGTGACTGTTGCAATAGGTAAAATATGTCCTAATCCCGTTATCATTGAAAAAACAGCAATCAGGATAATAAATAAACGTAATTGACGATAACTACGTGAACGATTCGGCGTTTTGGTGAGTATTTTGCTAGAAAAAAGCAGCCATAGCAGATTAATAGGAAATTTGATGCCTAACCATAAAAAAACAAAACTTAGGCTCACTAAGATAGTATTTTTAGTCGGTTGTGTAAGCCATAATAACAAACAAAATACCCCAATGACTGCAATGCCTATGGCATTTAAATGCAGTAAACGTAAGCCTGTAAGAAATAAACTCGCCGCAAAAGAACGGTTATTAACTTCATTTAATTGTGCAAATAAACGAAAGAGGGCTTGTCGAATCCAAATAAATAAAACGAGCCAAATAATCACCCCAACACTCAGCAATCCCCAACGATGCAAGGGCGTTTGTTCAAAAGTTCTATGAAATCCCTGTAAAGTTAGTTGATACTCTTGTAACAACAAATTAGGTACATGACTAATATCTGTTCCTAAACGTTGCCATTCTTCTTGTGAATCAGGTAAATTCCGTTGTCTTAACAATAAACGTGTCACGCTATCTTGATAACTTGTTGTCAACTTTGTGACTAAATTATCAGTCGCTTGCAACAGGATTGAGACTTCAATGCTTTGTTGTTGTAATTTTTCATTTAACGTGTTGATAATTTTTTCTGCTTCTTGATTATCTCTTAAAATTTCACCGCTTAGTGTCTCGTTACGTTTGCGTATTAATTCTAATTGCTGTTGTAATAAATTCCCCCGATTTTCTAAAAAATGTTGTACGGTTTTTAATTCATCTATAATCTTTCCCGTGTCTAACAACATATTTTCTAAATTTTTTTCTACAACTTCAGGTTCATGCTCTGTTAAACGTTGTGCTAGATATTGTGTAAATTCAATTAAGTTTTTTTGCAATAAATGTAGCCGAAAGTTATGGGCTACATATTGCGTCATTTCATCCGCTTCTTGAATTTTGGCTTCTAAAGCAAAATACTGTTTAAACGAGTCTAATTCCTGTTTTTTAGTCAATTGTTGGCGCAGCGTAACAGCCAATGCTTGATAACGTTGTTTATCTTGTTGTAGTTGGGTTTCTAAACTGGCTTTTTGTCGTTCTTGATAGGCTTTGTCGAGTGCATTGTGCCATTCTGTGAGCAGGTTTAAGCGTTCTTGCGCAATATTCAGGCGTTCTTGCATCACTTGCAAAAAGGCTTCTTCAACGGTTGTTGTTGCTTGTAGTGAAGTTAGTTGATTTTTTAAAGCGGTGATTTTTTGCTGTTGTTGTGCAATTTCTTCAGGTGCAGTTAGCGGTGTTTTTTGCAATTCTGCCAATTGCATTGTTACTTCATGGCTGGCGTTTTTTTGATTAGAAATAGTTGTTTCTGTGGTTTTATATTCTTGGAGTATCTTTTCTAATTCAATAGCGGCGGCATCTCTATCGATTTCTGCATTTTCTAGCAGTGCCGATGTAATTTTTGAGGCATCTAGCTCACGGATTTTATTTTCAAGTTGTTTGGTTAAAACGGTGATAGCGTCACGACTATATTGCAACGCTGTCCAATTATCTTTGATAACTTGTTTGCGTTCTTCTAACCCTGCGGCATTAAGAACAGGTGGAAAATTCTGGTTTTTCTGCGTTGCCGTTTCGGGCGGGCTGGCAACGGTGGTTTGCGGTTCGGCAATACTGTATTGAATGATGAGCGTATAAAAAATAAAAAGGGTCAATAAAAACCGATACATTGAAAAATACTCCTAAAATAGAGCATGTTATAAATACGGAGCAAAATATAGTTAGGTTAAATTTCTTGTTTTCTCTCCCTCTTTGTTAAAAGGGAGGATTATAATGAGTTGAGTTTTTAAGTTATTTCTTAAGGTTCTATCATTCCTCTGGTTTCTAGCCATCCACGTCTATCGGTTGCCCGTTTTTTCGCCAACAACATATCTAGCATTTTATCGGTTTCCAGTTCGTCTAGTGTTAATTGCACTAAACGGCGCGTATCCACTGCCATCGTTGTTTCGCGCAGTTGCAACGGATTCATTTCGCCCAAGCCTTTAAAACGTTGTACGTTAATTTTGCCTTTTTTCTTTTCAGCCACGATGCGGTTTGAAATTCCTTCTTTTTCTTCATCATTCAAGGCGTAGTAAATATGATTACCGATATCGATACGATACAAGGGCGGCATTGCGATATAAACATGCCCCGCCACTACTAAGGGACGGAAATGTTTAACAAATAAAGCACAAAGCAGTGTCGCAATATGCGCGCCGTCTGAATCGGCATCCGCTAAAATACAGACTTTGCCATAACGTAAATCCGCTAAATCAGGGCTTCCGGGGTCAACACCAATTGCAACGGCGATGTCATGCACCTCTTGTGAGGCTAAAACTTCAGCAGAGTCAACTTCCCACGTATTTAAAATTTTACCGCGCAAGGGCATAACCGCTTGAAAAGTTCTATCTCGTGCTTGTTTAGCAGAGCCACCCGCAGAATCACCTTCCACTAAAAATAATTCTGTGCGGGTTGTATCTTGTAGGCTGCAATCGGCAAGTTTTCCAGGTAATGCTGGGCCGTTTGTGGCTTTTTTGCGGACGACTTTTTTTTCTGCTTTTAGGCGTTTTTGCGCATGGCTGATAACTAACTCGGCGATTTTTTCGCCTGTTTCCACGTGTTGATTTAACCACACGCTTAATGTGTCGCGCACTACGCCCATCACAAAGCTTGCGCAAGCACGCGAGGCAAGGCGTTCTTTGGTTTGTCCTGAAAATTGTGGTTCACTGATTTTTAAAGATAAAACGTAAGCACAACAATTCCATACATCTTCTGCCGCCAGTTTGACTCCACGCGGGAGTAGGTTGCGATAGTCGCAAAATTCGCGCAGGGCTTCTAATAAACCACTGCGTAAACCATTAACATGTGTTCCACCTTGTGCGGTGGGAATTAAGTTGACATAGCTTTCAGTCAGTGATGGGATTTCTTCCGCTTGCCATGTTAATGCCCATTCAACGGCTTCTGTCGTTCCTGTAAACCGTCCTGTAAAGGGGGTTTCTGGTAAACAGTCTGCTTGTTGTAAATGGTCTAGTAAATAGGTTGTTAGACCATCTGCATAGCACCATGTTTGTTTTTCTCCCGTATTTTCGTCTTCAAAACTGACGGTTAAGCGGGGACAAAGTACGGCTTTTGCTCGCAATACGTGAATTAAATGGGTTAGCGAAAAAGTTGCGGTGTCAAAGTAGTTGGGATTAGGTAAAAAACGCACGGTTGTTCCTGTGCTGCGTTTTTCACAATGCCCAATAATGTTTAAATCATCGGTTTTTTCACCGTTGGCAAAGTTCATGCGATAACGTTGTCCATTGCGTTTAATCGTGACTTCTAGGAAGCTGGATAGCGCATTGACAACAGAGACACCAACACCATGTAATCCACCAGAAAACTGGTAGTTTTTGTTGGAAAATTTCCCCCCCGCGTGTAATCGCGTCAGTATTAATTCAACGCCTGAAACGCCTTCGTCAGGATGAATATCAACAGGCATTCCGCGCCCATCATCGCTGACACTGAGGGAGTTATCGCGGTGGAGGATGACTTCTATGTGTTTGGCATGTCCTGCAAGGGCTTCGTCAACGCTGTTATCGATAACTTCTTGGGCAAGGTGATTTGGGCGGCTGGTGTCAGTGTACATTCCTGGACGGCGACGCACAGGGTCTAGTCCCGTCAATACTTCTATATCGGCGGCATCGTAAGTGTGGCTCATGCGGATTCCTAACGTGAGAAGGTTTTTTTTAGCGGGGAGCGGGTAAATTTGTCGCGTGGATAAGTCTTTTAATGATTAAGTAAATTTTTGTATTTTCTGTTAAGTTGTTGCAAAAAAATTTATGTCAATTAACTTGTTGGGTTTTATAGATTAAGGATTTATCTCTATTTTTATGTAAGGTTTTAAATGGACTTTATGCGTGCTTGAGTTTTACTATTTGTTAAGCAAATGTTATTTATTGTGATTATTTTATGTAGTGAAGTGGATAAGGTTTTTACCA contains:
- a CDS encoding mechanosensitive ion channel domain-containing protein, which codes for MYRFLLTLFIFYTLIIQYSIAEPQTTVASPPETATQKNQNFPPVLNAAGLEERKQVIKDNWTALQYSRDAITVLTKQLENKIRELDASKITSALLENAEIDRDAAAIELEKILQEYKTTETTISNQKNASHEVTMQLAELQKTPLTAPEEIAQQQQKITALKNQLTSLQATTTVEEAFLQVMQERLNIAQERLNLLTEWHNALDKAYQERQKASLETQLQQDKQRYQALAVTLRQQLTKKQELDSFKQYFALEAKIQEADEMTQYVAHNFRLHLLQKNLIEFTQYLAQRLTEHEPEVVEKNLENMLLDTGKIIDELKTVQHFLENRGNLLQQQLELIRKRNETLSGEILRDNQEAEKIINTLNEKLQQQSIEVSILLQATDNLVTKLTTSYQDSVTRLLLRQRNLPDSQEEWQRLGTDISHVPNLLLQEYQLTLQGFHRTFEQTPLHRWGLLSVGVIIWLVLFIWIRQALFRLFAQLNEVNNRSFAASLFLTGLRLLHLNAIGIAVIGVFCLLLWLTQPTKNTILVSLSFVFLWLGIKFPINLLWLLFSSKILTKTPNRSRSYRQLRLFIILIAVFSMITGLGHILPIATVTRDLLDTCFMLFLSWTLIPIMHIRNLLLTTLEKVMKGYWLLVLRFVSLLVPLAVLAVSILGLLGYLNLGWYVAEHLTVSLLVLIGWLTIRGLLIDLTNILKNMALKHSEFGLLWTQDIIPLVQKITFILLFFIVLLVLFWANGWYNDFAVRNSLETFLTYPLFKIGETKITVSIITVSLITLWFVFWFGGWARRITYRWIYINVNDLGVRHSLSVFTQYMVILVGLLIVFQIIGIDLTTLTIFAGALGVGLGFGLQTIFNNFISGIILLVERPLKTGDLVNIGDKYEGEVANIGIRSLVVRKWDNQEVIVPNADIITNSFTNWTHSDDIVRFTLRLRISYDSDPYHVIKILTKVLQDSPDIVTAPPVSQVNLWEFGDSWMVFRVDYHINVRTNSVLQSRNRLTLHIWDALKAADIRMSYPQHELYVKNLLVDKADAQELFDNKSDYQGMS
- the parE gene encoding DNA topoisomerase IV subunit B translates to MSHTYDAADIEVLTGLDPVRRRPGMYTDTSRPNHLAQEVIDNSVDEALAGHAKHIEVILHRDNSLSVSDDGRGMPVDIHPDEGVSGVELILTRLHAGGKFSNKNYQFSGGLHGVGVSVVNALSSFLEVTIKRNGQRYRMNFANGEKTDDLNIIGHCEKRSTGTTVRFLPNPNYFDTATFSLTHLIHVLRAKAVLCPRLTVSFEDENTGEKQTWCYADGLTTYLLDHLQQADCLPETPFTGRFTGTTEAVEWALTWQAEEIPSLTESYVNLIPTAQGGTHVNGLRSGLLEALREFCDYRNLLPRGVKLAAEDVWNCCAYVLSLKISEPQFSGQTKERLASRACASFVMGVVRDTLSVWLNQHVETGEKIAELVISHAQKRLKAEKKVVRKKATNGPALPGKLADCSLQDTTRTELFLVEGDSAGGSAKQARDRTFQAVMPLRGKILNTWEVDSAEVLASQEVHDIAVAIGVDPGSPDLADLRYGKVCILADADSDGAHIATLLCALFVKHFRPLVVAGHVYIAMPPLYRIDIGNHIYYALNDEEKEGISNRIVAEKKKGKINVQRFKGLGEMNPLQLRETTMAVDTRRLVQLTLDELETDKMLDMLLAKKRATDRRGWLETRGMIEP